Proteins co-encoded in one bacterium genomic window:
- a CDS encoding molybdopterin dinucleotide binding domain-containing protein encodes MNWTALWRDDLKPRETRALDAKRLGEGLLEIDNPPVRALFVYGSNPAASVPNQTKVLRGLTRDDLFTVAVEHFLTDTARYADIVLPATMQIEHRDLLIAYGHLYLAWNEPAVPPPGECLPATEMFRRLARTMGLDTPALYDSDETIARQLLDSGHPSLAGITFEELKARGWMRLNYPDPFVPFGNAFPTASGKLEFVSDRMAGSGLDPIAGYTPSHETSQRDTALAREYPLALVTPANHFFLNSIFANVPSQQQRAGVATLLIHPDDAGPRHIAAGDEVRVANARGAFFAVADVSDRIRPGVVASTKGRWPGCSKESATINATVDARDSDMGGGAVYHDNRVRVDRSRP; translated from the coding sequence GTGAACTGGACCGCCCTATGGCGCGATGATCTCAAGCCTCGGGAGACGCGTGCGCTGGATGCGAAACGGCTCGGTGAAGGCCTGCTCGAGATCGACAATCCACCGGTCAGGGCGCTATTCGTGTACGGCAGTAATCCCGCGGCGAGCGTCCCAAATCAGACGAAGGTCCTGCGCGGCCTGACGCGGGACGATCTGTTCACCGTCGCGGTCGAGCACTTTCTCACCGACACTGCACGCTACGCGGACATCGTATTGCCGGCGACGATGCAGATCGAGCACCGCGATCTGCTGATCGCATACGGGCATCTGTACCTGGCCTGGAACGAGCCGGCCGTCCCACCTCCGGGCGAGTGCCTGCCTGCGACGGAGATGTTCCGGCGACTGGCGCGAACGATGGGCCTCGACACACCGGCGTTGTACGACAGTGACGAGACGATCGCGCGGCAGCTGCTCGACAGTGGGCATCCGTCGTTGGCGGGTATCACGTTCGAGGAACTGAAGGCTCGCGGTTGGATGCGGCTGAACTATCCCGATCCGTTCGTCCCGTTCGGCAATGCCTTTCCGACCGCGTCCGGCAAGCTGGAATTCGTCTCCGATCGCATGGCAGGGTCTGGGTTGGATCCCATCGCGGGCTACACGCCTTCGCACGAGACGTCCCAGCGCGATACTGCCTTGGCCCGCGAATACCCGCTCGCGCTTGTTACACCCGCGAACCACTTCTTCCTGAATTCCATTTTCGCGAACGTGCCGAGCCAACAGCAGCGGGCGGGCGTCGCGACGCTGCTGATTCATCCGGACGATGCGGGCCCGCGCCACATTGCCGCAGGGGACGAGGTGCGGGTCGCCAACGCTCGAGGTGCGTTCTTTGCCGTGGCGGACGTGAGCGATCGCATCAGGCCTGGCGTAGTCGCCAGCACCAAAGGTCGGTGGCCGGGCTGCTCGAAAGAGAGTGCAACGATCAACGCTACTGTTGACGCGCGCGACTCGGATATGGGCGGCGGTGCGGTTTATCACGACAATCGCGTGCGCGTCGATAGGAGCCGCCCATGA
- a CDS encoding RidA family protein, whose amino-acid sequence MAKHVIQTDKGAPPRGAYSQGWRAGNFIFVTGTGPIGPDGTVKGETIEEQTEATIDNIEVILKSEGATLDDVVKVSAHLLDTSLFPRYNAVYARRFRKPYPARTTVGSDLRLVPGMLLEIDAIAYVGEAERIG is encoded by the coding sequence TTGGCCAAGCACGTCATCCAGACTGACAAGGGGGCGCCGCCCCGCGGAGCCTACTCGCAAGGGTGGCGAGCTGGGAACTTCATCTTTGTGACTGGGACGGGCCCCATCGGTCCAGACGGCACCGTGAAAGGCGAAACCATCGAGGAGCAAACTGAAGCCACGATTGACAATATCGAGGTGATTCTCAAATCTGAAGGGGCCACGCTGGACGACGTCGTGAAAGTGAGCGCGCATCTACTTGATACGAGCTTGTTCCCCAGGTACAACGCCGTATACGCGCGTCGGTTCCGCAAGCCGTATCCCGCTCGCACCACAGTGGGGAGCGATCTGCGACTGGTCCCCGGCATGCTGCTCGAGATAGACGCCATCGCCTACGTCGGCGAAGCCGAGCGAATCGGGTGA
- a CDS encoding NAD(P)-dependent oxidoreductase yields the protein MGAMLTLTRGFCALDAALRRGEWQSQWAVSTPPPAPCPELAGKTLGILGYGRIGQAVAQRAQAFDMAVWAMRREVRQPVAHALALLGGPDSLDDILQRADYLAGTLSLTPATRRLLRERELRLLKGTAFLINVARAEIIDEHALYRVLAERAIAGAALDVWYQYPTGPGPTLPARCPFHELTNVLMTPHVSGWTQGTLEARAELIAQNIHRVARGESPANLVA from the coding sequence ATGGGCGCGATGCTGACGCTGACTCGCGGCTTTTGTGCACTCGACGCAGCCCTTCGCCGAGGAGAGTGGCAGAGCCAGTGGGCCGTGTCGACGCCACCGCCGGCGCCTTGCCCGGAGCTCGCAGGCAAGACACTCGGCATTCTCGGCTACGGCCGAATCGGACAAGCCGTCGCGCAGCGGGCCCAGGCGTTCGACATGGCGGTCTGGGCGATGCGACGCGAGGTGAGGCAGCCTGTCGCTCACGCGCTCGCGTTGCTTGGGGGACCCGATAGCCTGGACGACATTCTGCAACGGGCCGACTATCTGGCGGGTACGCTCTCGCTTACGCCAGCTACCCGGCGCCTTCTCAGAGAACGGGAGCTTCGGTTGCTGAAGGGAACCGCCTTCCTCATCAACGTCGCTCGCGCCGAAATCATTGACGAGCACGCTCTCTACAGGGTGCTCGCGGAGCGGGCCATCGCCGGCGCAGCCCTCGATGTCTGGTATCAGTACCCTACGGGACCCGGCCCAACTCTTCCCGCACGGTGCCCATTTCATGAGTTGACCAATGTGCTCATGACCCCGCATGTGTCGGGCTGGACCCAGGGCACGCTCGAGGCGCGCGCCGAGCTGATCGCTCAGAACATCCATCGAGTCGCGCGAGGCGAATCTCCTGCGAATCTGGTTGCATGA
- a CDS encoding molybdopterin-dependent oxidoreductase: MAGDLPLVNRRQMPIRCGGDRIVVRMTKDASTAAQLAEPMTPGPGDGQVRGACPLDCPDTCSWIVTVKNGEPLALRGDPAHPYTRGALCNKVAHYLTYARSPDRVLYPMRRTGPKGRGEFRRISWDEALERIAAGLGDAIATHGAEAIWPYVGSGSMGLIQGMYGAGRRLWNVLGASRSVFTLCTIAGGFGTGYTLGDNRVGMDPQTFRFSKLVVLWGANVLSTHHHLWRSILEARRTGASVVSIDPIRTRTAAASDWHLAPIPGTDAALALGLLYVVLAEGKEDQQFIQERTVGWEAFRRRILEYPPTRVAEITGLPAESIVRLGKRLAETRPTGIRIGIGLQRHGGGGMGYERSRVFRVLPATGGIRAAASFTTHGASLA; this comes from the coding sequence TTGGCGGGGGACCTCCCGCTGGTCAACCGCCGGCAGATGCCCATCCGGTGCGGCGGCGACCGGATCGTCGTCCGCATGACCAAAGACGCGAGTACGGCCGCCCAACTGGCTGAGCCAATGACACCTGGACCCGGTGACGGACAGGTTCGCGGCGCGTGCCCGCTTGATTGCCCGGACACGTGCAGTTGGATCGTGACCGTCAAGAACGGCGAACCGCTCGCGCTTCGCGGCGATCCCGCCCATCCGTATACTCGCGGCGCGCTGTGCAACAAGGTCGCGCACTACTTGACGTACGCGCGCTCCCCCGATCGCGTGCTGTATCCAATGCGCCGTACGGGACCGAAGGGGCGCGGCGAGTTCCGCCGGATCTCTTGGGACGAGGCACTCGAGAGGATCGCGGCGGGGCTCGGCGACGCGATCGCGACGCATGGGGCCGAGGCCATTTGGCCCTACGTGGGCAGCGGCAGCATGGGGCTGATCCAAGGCATGTACGGCGCCGGACGACGGCTGTGGAACGTGCTCGGGGCGTCGCGTTCGGTGTTCACGCTGTGCACGATCGCAGGGGGATTCGGCACCGGTTACACGCTCGGGGACAATCGCGTCGGAATGGATCCGCAGACGTTCCGATTCTCGAAGCTCGTTGTGCTTTGGGGCGCGAACGTGCTGTCGACGCATCACCATCTGTGGCGATCCATCCTGGAGGCTCGAAGGACCGGTGCGTCCGTCGTCTCCATAGATCCGATTCGGACACGGACCGCCGCGGCGAGCGACTGGCACCTCGCGCCGATACCGGGAACAGATGCGGCGCTCGCCCTCGGCCTGCTGTATGTCGTGCTGGCCGAAGGCAAGGAAGATCAGCAATTCATCCAGGAACGCACCGTCGGCTGGGAGGCGTTTCGCCGGCGGATTCTCGAGTATCCGCCGACTCGCGTCGCCGAGATTACCGGGCTCCCCGCTGAATCGATCGTCCGGCTGGGCAAACGACTCGCCGAGACGCGGCCGACCGGGATTCGTATCGGCATCGGCCTTCAACGTCACGGCGGTGGCGGGATGGGGTACGAGCGATCACGTGTATTCCGGGTGTTACCGGCGACTGGCGGTATCCGGGCGGCGGCGTCTTTTACGACACACGGGGCTTCTTTGGCGTGA